The Thermocrinis ruber genomic sequence TATCTTCCCCCAAAGGCGTTCTCTGTGTTCGTCGTCTATCCAAATTCTGTCTGGGTCGTTGCCCCTTCTCTTTTTCCAGTCTATGGCATTTTCTTCCAGCTTGTCCATCTTAAGGACAGCCGACCTACGGGAGTATCCTGCCAGTTCATAAAGGTCTGTCATGGTAAGACAGCCTACCGGACAGGCATCCACACAAAGACCACAGAAAAGACAATTTAGCAAGTTCATATCAAAGCGTACCACCTTTTTTGTGCCGTCGGGCATTTGCACCGCTTCTATCCTAAACAGGGTGGGCATAGGACAGGCGGTCTGACACATATAACAGGCAACGCATCTGCTTTTGCCCTTCTCAAAGCTCATAAACTTCTCTATAGCCCTCAGGGAGTCTGGCTCTGTGCCATCCCATACAAAGTGTCCGTGGGCTCCCCTGTAGCGCTTTGGGGGTGTGAGCTTTTCCACCGGATAGTTGGTAGTTATGGGCCTTCGGAGAAGGTTTTTGAGGGTAACCGAAAGCCCCTTTATGAAATCCAAAAAGAGCACAGTTTCTATTATGTTCAGAAAAGCCTTCCTGTCTACCTTTTTTATAGCCATAGTGGGTTTAGTATTTTATACCATTTGCGGTTTGTTGTAAAAGTTTATGAGGCAAATCAGGTTCAGGTTATGATAGACTTAAGACTGATGAAGGACAAGATGCTTGAGACCCTCAGGAAAATGAAGGACTTAAAGATCTTGGTGGTGGGGGATGTTATGCTTGATCGTTATATCTTTGGGAGAGTGGAAAGGATCTCGCCCGAGGCACCGGTTCCGGTGGTGGAGGTGGAAAGGGAAGAGTTCCGCTTAGGCGGGGCGTCAAACGTGGCAAACAATTTGGCTAACTTGGGTGTAAAAACTTACCTGGCGGGCGTGGTGGGAGCAGACTACGGACGGCACATACTAAGGGGGCTTATGAAGTCTGCGGGCATAGAGGACCTAACGGTGGAGGATCCCCAAAGGCCAACCACAGAAAAGGCAAGGGTGGTTTCTATGTCCCAACAACTCTTACGTATAGACTGGGAAGACAAAAGACCCATAGAGGGAAAGGTTTTAAAGGAACTCCTTGAAAGGCTTGATGTAGATGTGGATGGGGTTATAGTCTCGGACTATGCCAAGGGAGTTGTATGCCAGCAGTTGATGGACAGAATAAAAGAAAAGAAAGTCTTTATTTCCATAGACCCAAGACCTGTTAATAAGCATCTTTACTTTGGTGCTGACCTCATGACCCCCAACGAAAAGGAAGCAAAGCAGATGGGCGGAGACAAACCGGTGGAAACGCTTGGATGGAAGCTAAAAGAGGAACTTGGGCTGAAGACTTTGGTTATAACCTTGGGTGCGAAGGGCATGTCCCTCTTTGATAGAGAGTACTTTCATTTTCCTGCAAAGGCAAAGCAGGTTTATGATGTTTCGGGTGCAGGAGACACCGCAGTGGCAGTGCTTACCTCCGCTTACATAGCCACAAAAGATTGGCATATTGCCTGTGAGCTTGCAAACCTATGCGCAGGCATAGTGGTAGGAAAGCTAGGCACCACTCCTATAACCTTGGAGGAGGTTATAAGGGAAATTGAAGAAGGGTAAGAGCTTTGAAGACATAGCCTGCGAATATTTAACAAATCTTGGGTATAGGATCCTTCACAGGAACTTTTACTGCAGGGGTGGAGAGATAGACATTATAGCCTTAGACGGAGATGTTTTAGTTTTCGTGGAGGTTAAAGGAACAACCACAAAGCTAAACCCCGCGGAGCGCATCAACTACAAAAAACTTCAACGTATCTACAAGTGCGCAGAAGAATTTCTTTCAAAAGCCCCTGCACAGGAGTGCAGGGTAGATGCTATCTTAGTGGAGGGTGGTCGTATAGTGCATCTAAAGAATATATCACTCTAGGATTTCAAGAACCACCCTCTTGCCGGTCTTCCTACCCATAGCGGATAGGATAGTCCTGAGGGCTCGGGCTATTCTGCCCTGCTTGCCTATTACCTTTCCTACGTCTGCCTTGTCCACCCTCAGCTCAATAACTATGGTCTTCTCCCCTTCTATCTCTACCACATTGACCCCGTTGGGGTTGTCCACAAGGGACTTGGCGGTGATTTCTACGATGTCTCTCAGTTGGCTCATGGAACTACCTCCTTCTTAGATTATTTTTGCGTTTTTGAGTATGCTTTTTGCTCTATCGGTAAGCTCTGCACCTTTTTCAAGCCATTCTTTTACCTTTTCTGGTTTGATATCCAAAAGTTCCTTTCTCTTTGGGTCATAAGTTCCCAAAATATCCACATACCTACCTTCCCTTGGAGAACGGCTATCCATCACTACTATCCGATATATAGGATGGTGAGTCCTACCAAACTTAGAGAGTCTAATCCTCAGTGCCATTTCCTTCCTCCATTCTATTTTATTATAGCATATTTTTTAGGTCTTCGTTCATCTTAGCTACCTTTTCCTTCAGCTTTTTGGTGTAACCCTGCAATTTTTTCTCAAGCTCTGGATACTTTATAGAAAGTATCCTGACCGCCAAAAGTCCTGCGTTGGTGCCATTGCCAATGCCTACAGTAGCCACAGGGATGCCCGCGGGCATTTGAACGATGGAGTGTAGAGAATCAACACCTCCCAAATGCTTTGTGGGTACGGGAACACCTATAACTGGCAAGGTAGTCATAGAAGCGGTCATACCCGGTAGGTGGGCAGAACCTCCCGCGCCGGCGATTATCACCTCTATGCCCCTTTCCCTTGCGGTTTTGGCGTACTCAAACATAAGTTCAGGTGTGCGATGGGCAGAAACAACCTTAACCTCGCAGGGCACTCCAAACTCCTTCAAAACTTCATAGGCGGGCTTTAGATACTCCCAATCGGAGATGCTCCCCATTATTATACCCACTAAGGCCTTTTCCATACAAATATTGTAGAATATTTTGCTATGAAGCTAATTGCGGGAAACTGGAAAATGAACAAAACCCCCTCCCAAACGAGGGAGTACATAACAAAGTTTTTAGAACTTGTAAGGGATGTTAAAAACACGGAAATTCTTCTTTGTCCTCCCTTTACCTCCCTTTGTGTGGCAGGAGAAATGCTAAAGGATAGCCATATAAAGCTGGGAGCTCAAAACTGCCACTATGAGGAAAAGGGAGCCTTTACGGGAGAAATATCCCTTAGTATGCTCAAGGAACTTGGCGTGTCTTATGTTATAGTAGGGCACTCAGAAAGAAGGTGGCTTTTTGGAGAAACTGACGAGATGATAAACAAAAAGGTTATAGCCTGCTTGGAAAAGGGGCTAAGACCCATCCTTTGCGTTGGGGAAAAGATAGAAGACCGAAATGCAGGCATGACCTTAAAGGTAGTGGAAAGCCAGCTAAAGCTTGGATTGTCCGGTTTGGAGGATTTGGCGGGCAAGATTGACATCGCCTATGAACCTATTTGGGCAATAGGCACAGGAACACCCGCCACACCGGAGGATGCCCAATTTGTCCATAGGTTTATAAAGGAGTTTTTGGGAGATGTTAGAGTTCTGTATGGAGGCAGTGTAAGCCCAAAGAACGCCAAAGACTTTCTTTCTATGCCCGATGTGGATGGTCTTTTGGTGGGAACCGCCAGCTTAGACCCTGAATCCTTTGCCCAGATAGTAAAGGCTTCTGAAGGAGAGTAAGACAAGCACGAAAAAGGGCAAGGCTCCCAAAAGGGGACTGCGTCCCAGCTCTTGGGCAGTGATCTTTATAAGGTTCAAACTAAGTATGTAAAGGGCTATGTAAAGAAGAAAAAACATAGAAGGCTTTAGAAAGCTACGTTCCTTTAAAAGATGGTAGGCTAAGGGTAGGGTAAGTGCGAGCACAGATAGGCTGATAACGAGCCTTAACAAAAGCTCCGCAAGATAAACATCCCTGTTCATACCCAGAGAACTTGCCAAAGAGTAAAGGGAAATCAGCTTATCCATCCTTAAGTGGCTCAGTTTTTCTCCAAAGGCTTTTGCATCATCCACAGATATAAACTCCAAGGTTATATCCTTCTTTTCCTTCAACCCGCTATCAGAATAACTCCTTTCCGCTCCAATGAGTGTTAGACTTCTGTCTTTCCATAGCCCTTCTTTGGCGTAGAGCACTCCGTATATATAATTACCCTGCAAATACACAGAGAAGACATCATAAACCCTGCCATCCATCAGGTTTGCAAAGCCTATTCTTACGTAAGCCCTTTTTTCTCCTTCTCCCAGGCTGAGCCAAAAGTTGTTTAAAACAAGCTCTTCTTTTGCCTTTCCCTTCTTGAACTCCCTCTCAATTGCGTAGGCATTTTTAAAGATTTTTGGATAAAAACTGTAGCTCAAAGCAAGCTGTAAAAGGGAAAGAATAAAAGAAGCCATCAAAACAGGCATAAAAAATCTCAACGGCGATATACCAAAAGAGTAAGAAAGCCTGTCATAAGATTTTTTAAACACCCTTCTCATATAGACCATCAGGGCAAGGCAATTTAAGATGGGTGCAGTGTAATAAAAGCTTGAGAATACTGTTATTAGTATAGCCTTCGGGATTATGTGTGGTGCAGACACTTTGTATAGGAGTAGGATATCCACCAAGGAGTAAAGGCTCAAAAGAAAGCTAAAAACCAAACTGAGGAGTAAAAGTACTTTTAAAAACTCCCTAAGATTATAGATAAACAGCATTCAAATTATGCCCTTGTTTATGAGCTTTGCTACATCCTTTGCAAAGTAAGTTATGATCATGTCCGCCCCAGCCCTCTTTATGGATATTAAAGTTTCTATCATCACCTTTTCTTCATCTATCCAGCCAAGCCTTCCGGCAGCCTTTATCATGGCATACTCTCCGCTAACGTTGTAGGCACAGACTGGTATAAGTGTGGCTTCTTTTACCTTGGCTATTATATCAAGGTATGCCAAAGCGGGCTTTACCATAACTATGTCTGCGCCTTCTTGAACGTCCAAAAGCACCTCCTTTAGGGCTTCCCTTGCGTTGGCAGGGTCCATCTGATAGCTTCTCCTGTCTCCAAAGGCGGGGGCAGATTCTGCTGCGTCCCTGAAGGGACCATAGAAGGCGGAGGCAAACTTGGCAGAGTATGCCATTATCGGAATGTGAGTATAACCTGCAGAGTCAAGGGCAGACCTTATGGCTTGAACCATACCGTCCATCATACCCGAAGGTGCTACCATATCCGCACCATTCTCTGCGTGAGAAATTACCTGTTTTTTTAAGTTTTCAAGGGTCAGGTCATTATCCACAGTATGACCTTTTAACACGCCGCAGTGCCCGTGAGTGGTGTATTCACAAAAGCATACATCGGTTATTACATACATCTCGGGCACTTCCTTTTTGATCCTTCTGAGAGCCCTCTGGATTATACCCTGCTCGCTCCAAGTGTCGGAACCTATTTCGTCCTTGTGTTCGGGTATTCCAAAGAGTATGATGGCGGGTATGCCCAGGTCTCTGACCTCCTTTACCGCATCCACAACCCTGTCCACACTGTAGCGATAAACGCCGGGCATGGATGGGACCTCTTCCACTATGTTCTCTCCGTATCTGACAAAGATGGGATATATTAGATCGTCAAGGGTAAGCCGGGTCTCTCGGACGAGCCTTCTTATGTTTTCTGATAACCTCAGCCTTCTGGGTCTTAGCTTAGGAAACTCCATAGGAACAATTTTAAGCCAACGGTGGTATAATTTAACAAACTCTCTTAGGGGGTAAGCATGAAGTTGCACGAGCATCAGGCAAAGGAAATTCTGAAAAAATACAACCTTCCTGTTCCAGAGGGTAAGGTAGCCTTCAGTTTGCAGGAAGCCAAGCAGGCGGCAGAAGAGCTTGGTGAATTTCCATTGGTGGTTAAAGCCCAAGTGCATTGCGGTGGAAGAGGCAAGGCAGGCGGTGTAAAACTGGTAAAAAGCATGGAGGAGCTTGAAGCTGCGGTGGAAGGTATGCTTGGAAAGGTGCTAAAGACCTTCCAGTGTCCCGATGGAAAGCCCGTAAACAGGGTTTGGATAGAGAAGGCAACGCCCATAGAGAAGGAGTATTATCTCTCCATAACCTTAGACAGGTCTGTCTCTAAGCCTGTGCTGATGGCTTCTGCGGAGGGTGGTATGGAGATTGAGGAGGTGGCAAAGGAAAAGCCGGAAGCTATCCACATGCTACACATTGACCCAGACCTCGGTCTCATGCCCTCTCAGGCAAGAAGGCTTGCCTTTAAACTGGGTCTGCCCGTTAACGATTTTGTAAAGATCGCCCTGGGTTTGTATAGGGCTTATGAGGAGTTGGATGCCAGCCTTGTGGAGATAAATCCTTTGGTGCTTACAAAGGATGGTAAGCTTGTTCTTTTGGACGCCAAGGTAGAAATTGACGACAACGCCCTCTTCAGGCACAAGGACCTGGAGGAGATGGAGGATCTGACCCAGCTGGACCCATTGGAGGTGGAGGCAAAAACTTACAGCCTAAACTACATAAAGCTTGACGGAAACATAGGCTGTATGGTAAATGGTGCAGGGCTTGCCATGACCACCATGGACATAATCAAGCTGGCGGGTGGTGAGCCCGCAAACTTCTTGGATGTGGGTGGCGGTGCCAATGTGGAACAGATCGCCAACGCCTTTAGGATCCTGATTGCAGACAAGAACGTAAAGGCGGTGTTTATAAACATATTCGGTGGCATTCTAAGGTGCGACAGGCTTGCTAACGGACTCGTTGAAGCAGCAAAGATGGTGGAGATAAAGGTGCCGGTGGTGGTTAGGATGGAGGGCACCAATGTGGAGGAAGGTAAAAGAATTCTCTCGGAATCTGGGCTGAATTTCATAACCGCCGAGGACATGTGGGACGGTGCCAAAAAAGCGGTGGAGTTGGCTAAGTAGTCAAAAATCTATGATTTAAGCTATTGAACGCCCTGTTAGCCTTGGATAATATGTAAGGAGTGAAGAATTTAGATATAGACCTGAAACTCCTTGAGCTTTTTTGCTGTGTTTATGAAAAGGGAAGCATCTCAGAAAGTTCAGACTGCTTGCATCTTTCCCAATCTACCATAAGCTTTCATTTGCATCAGCTTGAAAACCAAATAGGACTTAAGCTTTTTTACAAAAAGGGCAGAAAGCTCATTCCAACCAGCACAGCCCAAATGCTCTACCCATACGCTAAAAAGGTCCTTGAGCTAAAGCTTGCGGTAATAGAGGAGATAAAGATGCTCTCTGGTTCCTACAGGGGACTTGTAAAGGTGGGGGCGAGCTCAGTTCCCGGAAGCTACATACTTCCCGACTTTATATCAGACTTTCTATCTAAGAACAGACAGATAATGATAGAGTTTTATGTTAGCGATTCTAAGGAGGTCGTGGATAAGGTAGCAAAAGGCGAGTTGGATTTGGGTGTAGTTGGTGCAAAGATACCCTTTAGTAGGCTCAAGTATGAAAATCTATGGTGGGACCAGATCCACATTGTAGGTGGCAATGGAGTGGACCCAAAGCTGAGCTTGGAGGACCTAAAGACCTTGCCTTGGGTTCTGAGAGAAGAGGGTTCCGGCACAAGAAGGCTTTTAGAAGAAGCCCTTTACAAGCTTGGAATAAATCTAAAGGAGCTGAAGGTTCTCATGATCACAGATAAGAACGAGGTCATATTGGATGTGCTAAAAAGGGTCAAAGCTCTATCTTTTATGTCCTCCTTAGCACTCAGAAAATACAAAGGCATAAGGCAGGTAAAGGTGAAGGGCTTTGAACCCATAGAGAGGGAGTTTTACTTGGTCTTTGATGAAGAGAGACCCATGCCACCGGCGGTTAGATATTTTGTGGAAGAGTTAAAAAGGCGTAGCTTTGTGGAAGTGAGCCCATGAGATTTGTGCCCGTGGGAATTGCGGGACATGTAGACCACGGTAAAACCACCTTGGTGAAAGCCCTGACGGGCATAGATACAGATCGGTTGCCCGAGGAAAAAAGGAGGGGTATGAGCATTGACCTTGGCTTTGCATACTTGGACTATCCCGAGAAAGGGCTAAGGGTAGAGCTCATAGACATACCCGGTCATGAAAGGTTCATAAAGAACGCCATAGCGGGTTTGGCTTGCGTAAGGGGTGTGCTTTTGGTGGTGGACCCGGTGGAGGGCGTAATGCCGGAGACTATAAAGCATACCCAACTCATCAAAGCCTTTGGCATATACCACTGCGTGGCGGTTCTAACAAAGGCAGACAGGGTGGATGAGGAAACCTTAGAACTTGCAAGAATGGAGCTTTCGGAGTTTTTGAAGGATATGGGGCTAAGGGCTTATGGGCTGTGTGCGGTCTCCGCTTTGAGCGGTATTGGATTGGAGGAGTTGAAGAAGACAATAGGCGAGTATGCGGAGGAGATTTCAGGCGCCGGCGTTGAATTTTTACGCATAGTTTTGGATTCAGCCTTTAATGTAAAGGGCTACGGAACTGTTCTGAGGGGTAGTTGTTTATCTGGTAGGGTTGAAGAGGGAGACAGTTTGAGCCTTGAACCCTTGGGCTTTGAAGTTAGAGTAAAGAAAATTCAAAATCACGGTGTATTTGTGAAGGAGGGAAAAGAAGGGGAAAGGTTGGCTCTGTTGGTGGCTGGTGTTGAACCCTCTCAGGTGGAAAGGGGCTTTGTGCTTGTTAAAAAGGGACAGATTGCAAAGAGCAGGCATCTCTTGGTGGAGGTGGAGGGAGAAATGCCAAAGGGTGAAGGGAGCCTTTTCTTTTATATGAGGGAAATAAAGTTCAAACGAAAAAAGGTCTCCGAAAAGGTCTATCTTCTTACCTTGGAAGAGCCAGTGTGTGCTATCTTAGGGGATAGGGGACCCATCCTTGATGCGTCCGGACAGCTATGTGCCAGCTATAGGGTGATACACCCAAAGCCCACAGTAAAAAGGAAAAGATTTATAAAAGAACGTTTGGATTTCCTCAAGGAAGACCCAATCTCTTACTTTCTTTCTGAGGCTGGTTTTAGGGGGCTCCCTTTGGAAGTGCTCGGCTCTCTATTTGGTGTGCATATAAATCCGAGCAAGCTTGGGGCGGTAAGGATAGGGGATAAACTCTTTGCACCCACTGTGGTGGAAGGGCTAAGGGAAAAGCTAAGCGCCATCCTTAGCACCAAGGGGGGCTTTTTACCCTTGGAGGAGTTAAAAAGTTCTCTCCGAGTGAGCGAGGAACTTTTGAAGTATATCCTGTCTCAACTGAAGGGCTACAGACTGGTAGAGGGCTATATTTTAGACGAGAGAAGGGCAAACTTGGAAGAGTTGGAGGGCTTTCGGGAACTTTTGGAGTTTATGAAGGGTTCTATAAAGGAGGAGGCTGAATTGGAGAGGTTCAAGGAGGTCCTTCCCTTGGCAGTAAGGAAGGGAAAGGTTCATAGCTTGGGAGAAAGGCTTTACATACTTGATGAGGACCTAAAGGAAGTGTTGTCTAAGCTCAGGTCTTTGGGAGACAGCTTTGAGGTTCAACAGGCAAAGGCACTGCTTGGATTGAGTAGAAAGTATTTGATCCCGCTTCTGGAATACATAGACTACCTTGGATACACCAGGCGAGAGGGAAATTTTAGGAGGTTCATAAAGTGAGAGAGCTTTTGAGAAAGATCCCACAGGTGTCCAAGCTCATAGAAGAGTATGGAAAGGTTCATGGAGATAGCCCACTGCTTAGGATGGCAATAAAAAATGCGGTGGATAAGGTAAGAAGGGAAATTTTGGAGGGCAAAAGAAGCCATCTGGAGGACCTTGGGTTGGTTATAGAGGAGGAGCTAAAAAGGCTAAAAAGAACAAACCTGAGGAGGGTAATAAACGCCACTGGAGTGGTCATAAACACAAACTTAGGAAGGTCTGTCCTTTCGGAGGAGACCGCTAACTTTATAAAAGAAATCGCCACCCATTACAGCAATTTGGAGTTTGACTTGGAGGAGGGGAAAAGGGGTTCAAGGGTGCGTTTGGTGGAGGAGCTATTGGTAGATTTGGTTGGCTGTGAGTCCGCCCATGTGGTAAATAACAACGCTGGAGCGGTCTTTTTAGTATTGAACACCCATGCAAAGGACAGGGAGGTTATAGTCTCCCGGGGCGAGCTTGTAGAAATTGGGGGAAGCTTTCGTATCCCGGACATTATGAGGGCTTCTGGGGCAATCTTGGTGGAAGTGGGCACCACCAACAAAACAAGGCTACAGGATTACAAAAACGCCATCAGCCCAAACACTGCCCTGATAATGAAGGTGCATAAGAGCAACTTTTACATGGAGGGTTTTATAGAAGAAGTGAAGGCGGAAGAGCTTTTGAGTTTGGGTCTGCCTGTCTACTATGATGCGGGTAGTGGTCTTCTTATGGACCTAAGAAAGCTCGGTATAAATTACGAAGAGCCCTCCTTTGAGGAGCTTATAAAGAAAGGTCTGCATTTGGTCTCCGGTAGCGGAGATAAGCTCTTGGGCGGTCCCCAAGCGGGGCTGATCTTAGGAAAGAGAGAGTTTGTGGAACCCTTGAAGAAAAATCCGCTTAGCAGGGTTCTCAGGGTTGACAAGCTTACCCTCTCAGCCCTTGAGCATACCCTAAGACTTTACAGGGAAGAGAGGTATGAGGAGATACCTACCCTGCGTATGCTTTCCACAGCGGAGGAGGAGCTAAAGAAAAAAGCAAAAAAGGTGGCAAAACACTTAAAAAATGTAAAGTGGTTAAGTGTATCTATTGTTAGAGAACTCTCAGTGTGCGGAGGGGGAAGCCTACCGGAGCTAAAGCTACCTACCTATTGCGTGGCAATAAAGCATCAAAGGATTAGCCCTCAAGAGTTATACAAGTGGCTGTTAAAACAGGAGCCTCCAGTGGTTGGCAGGTTGAGGGATGACTTGCTACTGCTTGACATGAGAACGGTCCTTGAGGAGGATATAAAGCCTCTGATTTCGGTGCTTAAGGGTTTAGAGTTCTAAATTTTCAAACGAAAAGGCGGACACCCTTCCAAACTTTCTGATGAAAAATTTTTTCTGGCTGATTAATCTTAGTACAAATCAAATTATGGAGGTTGTAAAATGGACAGGAGGAATTTTATTAAGCTTTCTGTAAGCAGTCTTGCCCTTTCAGTTCTTAACTTTCCTCAGCTTTCCTTTTCTTCAACCAAAAAAGAAAGGGCGAAGCTGATATATTCTGCCAAGCTTCCCTACGAGGGTAAAGTTAGGCTTTGGCTACCAGTACCTATGAATACAGATTATCAAAGGTTGTTAAGCTTGGAAATAAAAGGCACTCACTCGTTGAGTAGGCTTACTAAAGATGCGGTATATTCGGCACCCATACTATACTTGGAGTTTCCCGATAAGAATGAAAAGCAGGTGGAAGTTATATTTGATGTGGAATTTTGGTCAAGGAATGTAGATCTGAAGAAATTACCAAAGAACAATACCCACATACCTTCTGAGGTTGCCCTTTATCTCAAACCTACCAAACATATACCCACCGATGGAATAGTTAAAGAGTATGCGAATAAAATCACCAAGGGTCTTAGCACAGATTACAGCAAAGTTAGGGCTATATACGATTGGGTAGTGGATAATACTTTTAGGGACCCCAAAGTTTTGGGGTGTGGCACTGGGGATGTAAAGGCTATGCTGGAAAGTGGATACTTTGGTGGAAAATGCACGGATATAAATTCCCTATTTGTAGCCCTTTGCCGAGCGTCCGGAATTCCCGCAAGGGAAATCTTTGGCATTAGGGTTAAAGCATCATCCCTATCCAAGGGCATATCTGATGTAGCGGGAGATGCAACAAAAGCACAACACTGTAGAGCTGAGTTCTGGTTAGGACAGTGGGTACCTGCAGACCCGGCAGATGTAAGGAAGTTTATACTTGAGGAAAAGATAGATAGTATAAAAGATGAGAGGGTAAAGTTCATTAGGGAATTTATGTTCGGTGGATGGGATTTACATTGGGTTGCCTTTAACTACGCAAGGGATTTTGAACCCGAGCCTCCTTTGAGCAGTAGGGAGACTATAAACGAGTTAATGTATCCCATAGCGGAGGTTTCTGGGAAATTGGTAGATAAATATAAGCTGACCTTTGAACAATCCAAGTATAGAGTAGAGGTTGTATAAAAATTGAAAAGATGGAACTTTTGAAGCTTGTCAGGGCATCCGGTTGAGCGGCTAAGGTAGGTCCGGGGGACCTAGAAAAGCTCCTGGCGGGGCTAAACCCATACACGGATGAGCATACCCTTTTGGGTATGGGAGATGACGCGGGGGCATATGAATACAATTGGTCAGTGTTTTTGCATACGGTGGATTTTATAACTCCCGTAGTCAATGACCCATACCTTTGGGGTGCTATATCCGCCGCCAATTCCCTTAGCGACATATACGCCACCGGAGGAGTTCCTCTAACAGCCCTTGCGGTGCTTGGCTTTAACCATTGCCAGCTTTCTTCGGAGGTCTTAAAAGAGGTGCTCAGGGGTGCCACGGACAAACTAAGGGAGGCAAAGACTGTCCTTTTGGGCGGTCATACCGTAGACGACCAAGAGCCCAAGTTTGGGTTGGCGGTCTTTGGAGTTTGCCCATCTGGAAAGCTCTTAACACAGAGTGGAGCCAAACCCGGCGACCTTCTTTACATCACAAAACCCATAGGCGTGGGCATACTAACCAAGGCTATAAAGGAAGGGAAGATTGAAGAGAAAGATATCCCGGATGCAATTCAAAACATGCTACTTTTGAACGATAGAGCGGGCGAGCTTGCCCTAAGGGTAAATGCCAACGCCTGCACGGACATAACCGGCTTTGGGCTTTTGGGTCATGCCTACAATGTAGCCAAAAAATCGGGAGTAAAGTTAATAATAGACTTCTCAAGGGTGCCCTTTTACGAGCAGTCTGCCCACTTTGCGAAGATGGGCATATATCCCAAGGGTGCGGTGGATAACTTTAACTTTGTGAAGCCCTCCCTTAGTTTCTCCGGCTTGGAAAGATGGGAGCTGATCCTTCTATCGGACCCTACCACCTCCGGCGGGCTTCTTTTTACGGTTCCCAAAGAAAGAGAAAGAGATGTGCTTGCTTTAGCTAAAGAATTAAAGGTTAGCCTGCGGCATGTAGGTTGGGTTGAGGAGGGCGAAGGTTTGGAAGTTATTAAAACATAGCGGGAGAGCAAGGGAATCGAACCCTCCAGGGATTGCCAGAGCAACCCCTCACGGGATTTGAAGTCCCGGGGCGGCACCAGCCTGCCACGCTCTCCCTATTTCCTTGGCAAACACTCTATTTGTTCTCTTATTATAAACTGCCTTATGGTATCCACCACTTCCTCAGCCCTTTTGAGCCTTTTGAGGCTTTCCGTATCTTCAGATTCAAC encodes the following:
- a CDS encoding NuoI/complex I 23 kDa subunit family protein, which encodes MAIKKVDRKAFLNIIETVLFLDFIKGLSVTLKNLLRRPITTNYPVEKLTPPKRYRGAHGHFVWDGTEPDSLRAIEKFMSFEKGKSRCVACYMCQTACPMPTLFRIEAVQMPDGTKKVVRFDMNLLNCLFCGLCVDACPVGCLTMTDLYELAGYSRRSAVLKMDKLEENAIDWKKRRGNDPDRIWIDDEHRERLWGKIEWSG
- the purE gene encoding 5-(carboxyamino)imidazole ribonucleotide mutase — protein: MEKALVGIIMGSISDWEYLKPAYEVLKEFGVPCEVKVVSAHRTPELMFEYAKTARERGIEVIIAGAGGSAHLPGMTASMTTLPVIGVPVPTKHLGGVDSLHSIVQMPAGIPVATVGIGNGTNAGLLAVRILSIKYPELEKKLQGYTKKLKEKVAKMNEDLKNML
- a CDS encoding KH domain-containing protein; its protein translation is MSQLRDIVEITAKSLVDNPNGVNVVEIEGEKTIVIELRVDKADVGKVIGKQGRIARALRTILSAMGRKTGKRVVLEILE
- the rpsP gene encoding 30S ribosomal protein S16; translation: MALRIRLSKFGRTHHPIYRIVVMDSRSPREGRYVDILGTYDPKRKELLDIKPEKVKEWLEKGAELTDRAKSILKNAKII
- the hemB gene encoding porphobilinogen synthase gives rise to the protein MEFPKLRPRRLRLSENIRRLVRETRLTLDDLIYPIFVRYGENIVEEVPSMPGVYRYSVDRVVDAVKEVRDLGIPAIILFGIPEHKDEIGSDTWSEQGIIQRALRRIKKEVPEMYVITDVCFCEYTTHGHCGVLKGHTVDNDLTLENLKKQVISHAENGADMVAPSGMMDGMVQAIRSALDSAGYTHIPIMAYSAKFASAFYGPFRDAAESAPAFGDRRSYQMDPANAREALKEVLLDVQEGADIVMVKPALAYLDIIAKVKEATLIPVCAYNVSGEYAMIKAAGRLGWIDEEKVMIETLISIKRAGADMIITYFAKDVAKLINKGII
- a CDS encoding LptF/LptG family permease, translating into MLFIYNLREFLKVLLLLSLVFSFLLSLYSLVDILLLYKVSAPHIIPKAILITVFSSFYYTAPILNCLALMVYMRRVFKKSYDRLSYSFGISPLRFFMPVLMASFILSLLQLALSYSFYPKIFKNAYAIEREFKKGKAKEELVLNNFWLSLGEGEKRAYVRIGFANLMDGRVYDVFSVYLQGNYIYGVLYAKEGLWKDRSLTLIGAERSYSDSGLKEKKDITLEFISVDDAKAFGEKLSHLRMDKLISLYSLASSLGMNRDVYLAELLLRLVISLSVLALTLPLAYHLLKERSFLKPSMFFLLYIALYILSLNLIKITAQELGRSPLLGALPFFVLVLLSFRSLYYLGKGFRV
- the tpiA gene encoding triose-phosphate isomerase — protein: MKLIAGNWKMNKTPSQTREYITKFLELVRDVKNTEILLCPPFTSLCVAGEMLKDSHIKLGAQNCHYEEKGAFTGEISLSMLKELGVSYVIVGHSERRWLFGETDEMINKKVIACLEKGLRPILCVGEKIEDRNAGMTLKVVESQLKLGLSGLEDLAGKIDIAYEPIWAIGTGTPATPEDAQFVHRFIKEFLGDVRVLYGGSVSPKNAKDFLSMPDVDGLLVGTASLDPESFAQIVKASEGE
- a CDS encoding YraN family protein, with translation MKKGKSFEDIACEYLTNLGYRILHRNFYCRGGEIDIIALDGDVLVFVEVKGTTTKLNPAERINYKKLQRIYKCAEEFLSKAPAQECRVDAILVEGGRIVHLKNISL
- a CDS encoding bifunctional heptose 7-phosphate kinase/heptose 1-phosphate adenyltransferase, with the translated sequence MKDKMLETLRKMKDLKILVVGDVMLDRYIFGRVERISPEAPVPVVEVEREEFRLGGASNVANNLANLGVKTYLAGVVGADYGRHILRGLMKSAGIEDLTVEDPQRPTTEKARVVSMSQQLLRIDWEDKRPIEGKVLKELLERLDVDVDGVIVSDYAKGVVCQQLMDRIKEKKVFISIDPRPVNKHLYFGADLMTPNEKEAKQMGGDKPVETLGWKLKEELGLKTLVITLGAKGMSLFDREYFHFPAKAKQVYDVSGAGDTAVAVLTSAYIATKDWHIACELANLCAGIVVGKLGTTPITLEEVIREIEEG